The genomic interval TATTGAGGCAAGTAAACGCTATAAGCCCGGAATAATAGTTATGGGCACTAAGGGCGAAGGGTACAGGAGTACTGAACTTGTAGGTAGCGTTGCTGCCGAGGTTTCGGACGAGACCCATATTCCACTGCTTGTTATTCCCGAAAAGGCTGTTCTTAAGGGGGTTGACGAGGTTAAAAAGGTTCTTTACATTACCAATTTCGATAATAACGATAATGTTTCAATTCGTAAACTCCTTAAAATTGTTTCACCATTCCAGGTTGAACTACACTGCATTCATGTAACGGACAAATCAGAATCGCCCGGAATAAATGCTCTTATGGCAACTACCCGTGAATATCTGACAAGTGTTACTTCTAATGTATCAATAAAATGTGATATTATTGTTGGTAAGGAAACGGATAAGAGTGTTCTTGAATACATCAATAAGAATAGTATTAACCTCGTTGCTCTAACTTCGGTTAAAAGGAATCTGATTTATAAACTCTTTAATCCATCGTTGGCTAAACGGATGATTTACCAATCGGATGTGCCGGTACTCCTTTTTCACGCATAAAAAAAATGGCCACTACAAGGTGGCCATTTTGATTATTGTAATGGACATTTACTCAATAGCCATATTGTGAAACACATTTGTTACGTCCTCATCTTCTTCAATTTTCTCAATGAGTTTTTCAACCTCTGCCTGCTGTTCGGGCGTGAGTTTTTTGGTGTCGTTAGGGATTCGCTCAAACTGGAAGCTAATAATGCTTAACCCTTTTTCTTCGAGAAATTTCTGTATAGGCCCAAACTGGGTGAACTCAGCAAATAGCATTATGGTTTCATCCTCAGCAAATACCTCCTCAACTCCAAAGTCAATGAGTTCAAGTTCTAAATCCTCCATTGATATATTTGGGTTTTTGGCAACCTTGAATGAGCACTTTCGTTCAAAGATGAAATCGAGCATACCAGTAGTTCCAAGCGAACCTCCGTACTTGTTAAAGTAGCTACGAACATTAGCCACAGTTCTTGTAGGGTTATCAGTTGCCGTTTCAACCAAAATGGCTATGCCATGGGGGCCATAACCCTCGTAAACAACTTCCTTGTAATCCTTGGTGTCTTTATCGGTTGCTCTTTTAATGGCACGCTCAACATTTTCCTTAGGCATGTTCTCGGCCTTTGCATTCTGGATTAAAAGCCGGAGTTTAGGGTTAGTTTCCGGATCGGGTCCGCCGGCTTTTGCGGCCATGGTTATTTCTTTTCCTAGCCTGGTGAACACCCTTGCCATGTTTCCCCAGCGCTTCAACTTGCGTGCTTTTCGGTATTCAAATGCTCTTCCCATTTTGTGAAAAGTTGTTAGTTCAATTTAACTGCAAACGTATATTTTTTTGGCTATTCGACCAACCATTCTTAAATCTTTTTGTTTTCTTTGTGTTGCGTATTTTTTGTAGATATGAGTAGTTACAAGGGTTTAACCGATAGTGAGGTTATTCAAAGTAGGAATTTGCATGGTGCGAATATCATTACACCGCCGCCTCAAACTCCATGGTGGAAACTATTACTTGAAAAGTTTGAGGATCCTATTATTAAGATTCTCATTGTAGCCGCCATTATTGCAATTGCTATTGGCATAACTAATGGCCATTACTTGGAGGGTGTTGGGATTATTGTGGCTATTCTATTGGCTACGATCATGGCATTTATAAATGAGTACAAAGCATCAAAAGAGTTTGAACTGCTCAATAATGTAAACGATGAGCTTCCGGTAAAGGTTATTCGGAACGGTGGGGTAACATCGGTCCCTAAGCGCGATGTGGTAGTTGGCGATATTGTTATTGTTGATCGTGGTGATGAAATTCCCTCGGATGGGGTTCTTTTAGAATCGGTTTCGCTAATAGTGAACGAGTCATCCCTTACCGGTGAGCCATCCACAAACAAAACCTCAATACCAACCGATAGCTTTAAAACAACATATTCACCCAACCAGGTTCTTAAAGGCACTACGGTTACTGATGGTCATGGCATATACCGTAC from Tenuifilum sp. 4138str carries:
- a CDS encoding universal stress protein, encoding MEDKLIVIATETNSKALVLKSYLEANGVECFLRSVNVLQGAIAEGVKVLIRESDAEKALKLLSAMHHDEEIKKADQQLRKILVPVDFSEPSQNAARYAVMLASRYNAQIKLLHVFNSPVVDMIPFTDVASIQIDFDMNYHVLYNSAKERLVKFYENLLEFAKQMGFADVQIGYTLREGYAAYGIIEASKRYKPGIIVMGTKGEGYRSTELVGSVAAEVSDETHIPLLVIPEKAVLKGVDEVKKVLYITNFDNNDNVSIRKLLKIVSPFQVELHCIHVTDKSESPGINALMATTREYLTSVTSNVSIKCDIIVGKETDKSVLEYINKNSINLVALTSVKRNLIYKLFNPSLAKRMIYQSDVPVLLFHA
- a CDS encoding YebC/PmpR family DNA-binding transcriptional regulator; the encoded protein is MGRAFEYRKARKLKRWGNMARVFTRLGKEITMAAKAGGPDPETNPKLRLLIQNAKAENMPKENVERAIKRATDKDTKDYKEVVYEGYGPHGIAILVETATDNPTRTVANVRSYFNKYGGSLGTTGMLDFIFERKCSFKVAKNPNISMEDLELELIDFGVEEVFAEDETIMLFAEFTQFGPIQKFLEEKGLSIISFQFERIPNDTKKLTPEQQAEVEKLIEKIEEDEDVTNVFHNMAIE